The Narcine bancroftii isolate sNarBan1 chromosome 6, sNarBan1.hap1, whole genome shotgun sequence genome window below encodes:
- the LOC138735847 gene encoding neurensin-1-like, producing the protein MAGCADLCSRAHTGEEQRYGVRSYLHLFYEDCTGSVLEDEDEEAVGLRMQRSPRNWRSALWKVGLSAGTILFLIGMATVTTGYLVPRKMEGIGEDDFLVVDKRAIEYNEALEISKLVGAVLFSVGGTAIAACVLVLTISRHLPRDEERQFSPILIEGPQKRPHKAVLKTGTPGSAQLPVGFTRVQSVQPKAGT; encoded by the exons ATGGCAGGCTGTGCAGACCTGTGCAGTCGGGCCCACACAGGGGAGGAGCAGCGCTACGGGGTGCGTTCCTACCTCCACCTGTTCTACGAGGACTGCACCGGCTCGGTTCTAGAGGATGAGGACGAGGAAGCAGTCGGGCTGCGGATGCAGCGCTCACCCAGGAACTGGCGCTCTGCCCTATGGAAG GTGGGCCTGTCAGCAGGGACCATCCTCTTCCTCATCGGCATGGCAACGGTCACCACCGGTTACCTGGTGCCCCGAAAGATGGAAGGCATCGGCGAAGATGACTTTCTGGTGGTGGATAAGCGGGCCATCGAGTACAACGAGGCGCTGGAGATCAGCAAGCTCGTCGGCGCCGTCCTcttcagtgtgggtgggacagcgATAGCGGCCTGCGTCTTGGTTCTGACCATTTCCAGACACCTGCCCAGGGATGAGGAGAGACAATTTTCCCCTATCCTGATTGAAGGGCCACAGAAGAGACCACATAAAGCAGTTCTAAAGACTGGCACCCCAGGGAGCGCCCAACTCCCTGTTGGCTTCACGCGGGTACAAAGTGTCCAACCTAAGGCCGGAACATGA